The following are encoded in a window of Amaranthus tricolor cultivar Red isolate AtriRed21 chromosome 2, ASM2621246v1, whole genome shotgun sequence genomic DNA:
- the LOC130805307 gene encoding uncharacterized protein LOC130805307 isoform X12, whose protein sequence is MHQGLKKIEINSLVPNLDRYILDYPGDHYLDRDQFVDEEEESDTPGYLEGPPRRVATLANLNFYKPLAEKALTYYNSKECTNLLLKEVLVADRQHQPETVVWMNFIARSEDDSKLFYFFANLQDGPYPNYHDVKEMCFEEDFKEPQPSDFQVKELCSLETHDSDYSQSIASRAWGYKVPVTPLVRAAVLPSITWPRPQEKLKSIPCLDYPGDYYIDRDQI, encoded by the exons ATGCATCAAGGcctcaaaaaaattgaaatcaattccTTG GTCCCAAACCTTGATCGTTATAT CCTGGATTATCCTGGAGATCATTACCTTGATCGTGATCAATT TGTTGATGAGGAGGAGGAGTCTGATAC CCCTGGATATCTCGAAGGCCCTCCCAGGAGGGTGGCTACTCTTGCTAATTTGAATTTCTATAAGCCTCTTGCCGAAAAGGCGCTAACCTACTACAATTCTAAAGAG TGCACAAATTTGTTGCTGAAGGAGGTACTTGTTGCAGATAGGCAGCACCAACCTGAAACAGTGGTGTGGATGAATTTCATCGCTCGTTCTGAAGATGATTCCAAGCTGTTTTATTTCTTTGCTAATCTTCAAGATGGTCCGTATCCTAATTATCATGATGTCAAGGAGATGTGCTTCGAGGAAGATTTTAAGGAGCCTCAACCTAGTGACTTTCAAGTCAAAGAGTTATGTTCGTTGGAAACACATGATTCCG ATTATTCGCAGAGTATTGCTAGCAGAGCTTGGGGTTACAAG GTGCCAGTCACACCTTTGGTAAGAGCTGCAGTCCTTCCATCTATCACTTGGCCAAGGCCTcaagaaaaattgaaatcaattccTTG
- the LOC130805307 gene encoding uncharacterized protein LOC130805307 isoform X9, protein MHQGLKKIEINSLVPNLDRYILDYPGDHYLDRDQFVDEEEESDTPGYLEGPPRRVATLANLNFYKPLAEKALTYYNSKECTNLLLKEVLVADRQHQPETVVWMNFIARSEDDSKLFYFFANLQDGPYPNYHDVKEMCFEEDFKEPQPSDFQVKELCSLETHDSDYSQSIASRAWGYKVPVTPLVRAAVLPSITWPRPQEKLKSIPCLDYPGDYYIDRDQIAQICC, encoded by the exons ATGCATCAAGGcctcaaaaaaattgaaatcaattccTTG GTCCCAAACCTTGATCGTTATAT CCTGGATTATCCTGGAGATCATTACCTTGATCGTGATCAATT TGTTGATGAGGAGGAGGAGTCTGATAC CCCTGGATATCTCGAAGGCCCTCCCAGGAGGGTGGCTACTCTTGCTAATTTGAATTTCTATAAGCCTCTTGCCGAAAAGGCGCTAACCTACTACAATTCTAAAGAG TGCACAAATTTGTTGCTGAAGGAGGTACTTGTTGCAGATAGGCAGCACCAACCTGAAACAGTGGTGTGGATGAATTTCATCGCTCGTTCTGAAGATGATTCCAAGCTGTTTTATTTCTTTGCTAATCTTCAAGATGGTCCGTATCCTAATTATCATGATGTCAAGGAGATGTGCTTCGAGGAAGATTTTAAGGAGCCTCAACCTAGTGACTTTCAAGTCAAAGAGTTATGTTCGTTGGAAACACATGATTCCG ATTATTCGCAGAGTATTGCTAGCAGAGCTTGGGGTTACAAG GTGCCAGTCACACCTTTGGTAAGAGCTGCAGTCCTTCCATCTATCACTTGGCCAAGGCCTcaagaaaaattgaaatcaattccTTG
- the LOC130805307 gene encoding uncharacterized protein LOC130805307 isoform X10: MHQGLKKIEINSLVPNLDRYILDYPGDHYLDRDQFVDEEEESDTPGYLEGPPRRVATLANLNFYKPLAEKALTYYNSKECTNLLLKEVLVADRQHQPETVVWMNFIARSEDDSKLFYFFANLQDGPYPNYHDVKEMCFEEDFKEPQPSDFQVKELCSLETHDSDYSQSIASRAWGYKVVYPQGASHTFGKSCSPSIYHLAKASRKIEINSLMGIKRGFDGWWSG, encoded by the exons ATGCATCAAGGcctcaaaaaaattgaaatcaattccTTG GTCCCAAACCTTGATCGTTATAT CCTGGATTATCCTGGAGATCATTACCTTGATCGTGATCAATT TGTTGATGAGGAGGAGGAGTCTGATAC CCCTGGATATCTCGAAGGCCCTCCCAGGAGGGTGGCTACTCTTGCTAATTTGAATTTCTATAAGCCTCTTGCCGAAAAGGCGCTAACCTACTACAATTCTAAAGAG TGCACAAATTTGTTGCTGAAGGAGGTACTTGTTGCAGATAGGCAGCACCAACCTGAAACAGTGGTGTGGATGAATTTCATCGCTCGTTCTGAAGATGATTCCAAGCTGTTTTATTTCTTTGCTAATCTTCAAGATGGTCCGTATCCTAATTATCATGATGTCAAGGAGATGTGCTTCGAGGAAGATTTTAAGGAGCCTCAACCTAGTGACTTTCAAGTCAAAGAGTTATGTTCGTTGGAAACACATGATTCCG ATTATTCGCAGAGTATTGCTAGCAGAGCTTGGGGTTACAAGGTTGTTTATCCGCAAG GTGCCAGTCACACCTTTGGTAAGAGCTGCAGTCCTTCCATCTATCACTTGGCCAAGGCCTcaagaaaaattgaaatcaattccTTG atgggtattaagcgagGATTTGATGGGTGGTGGAGCGGGTAA